A stretch of DNA from Pseudonocardia hierapolitana:
CCGGCAACGCCATCGTGCCGACGTCAGGAATCCTCCACCACGCGATCCCCGCGGTGCGCCCCGTAGAACTCCGCCTGCCGGGCCATGATCGTGCGCATCGGGGTGCCCCGCGCAACGCCGTAGACCGTCCCGGGGAAGTCCAGCTCCCGCTGGACCTCCCACAGCTCGTCGTGCCGGTCGGGCGAGAACAGCTCGGCGGGGTCGCCGGCGGCGACCCAGCCGATCGGGACGACGGTCCGTGGCGCCAGCCGCGAGTTGACGTGCAGCACGCTGTTGATCCGCAGCTCCGACCCCGCGCCCGCGACCGAGCCGGGGAAGAGGGAGGCGCCGGTGGCCACGAACACCTCGTCCTCGACCCGTGCGCCGTTGACGTGGGCGTGCGGTCCGACCAGCACGGCATCACCCAGGACCGCCGGATGCGTGCCACGGCCACGGACCAGCGCGTTCTCCATGACCACGACGTCGTCGCCGACGCGGACCTCACCGTCTTCCGCGGTCAGCACGGCTCCGTGCAGCACGCGCGTGCGCTCGCCGAGCAGGACCGCGCCGCACACCACTGCCGAGGGCGCCACGTAGGCGGAGGCGGGGACGACGGGGCGACGGCCGCGGTGCTCGACGAGCATCGGTTGATGGTAGGCGCAGGCCCGCCCCGTCACTCCTCGAGCTCGGCCAACGCCTTGCGCGCCTGCTCCAGCTCGGCCTCCAGCGCCGCGACCCGAGCGGCGCGCTGTTCACGGGCGGCGTCGATGACGGCGTCGATGGGGGCGGCCAGCTCGGCGTGCAGCTCCTGCGCAGCCTTCGACACCGCCGTGGCGGAAACGGGCAGACCGCGGCTGAGCCACGTGTTGCCCTGCTTGAGCTCGGCCTGCCAGTCGCCGTCGGCGGTGCCGGTGACGGTCAGGGTGAGCTCGATCGTGCGGGTGGTGCGGGCGGCGGAACCCTTCGGCCGGCCGCGGCGCGGCTTGGCGGGCTCGGCGGCCGCGTCGTCCGCGATCGCGGTGGTGGCGGTGGTGGTTTCCTCGGGGCTGGTCATCGCTGGCTGTGCTCCCTCATGGCGGTGCGGCGGGTCGCCGGCGATCGTAGAACGCGTGTTCGACTCGCCCGTCAGCGGCCGGTCGTCGGACGAAGCGGCAGGTGCCACCGGCTGAGCGCTCCGGCGCGCGTTCTCACCCCGTCCGCTCGTGGACCTTGCGTCCGGCGAACCACGTCTGCTCGACGGCGGTCGCGGCGAGCTGGTCGACGGGGACGCTGAGGGGGTCGCGGTCGAGCACGACGAAGTCGGCGGACTTGCCCGGTTCGAGGGAGCCGGTGACGTCGTCGGTGCCCATCGCGCGTGCGGCTCCGAGGGTGTAGGCATGGAGGGCCTCGGCGACGGTGATCCCCTGCTCGGGCCAGAGGCGGCCGGGGATCGTGCCGGTGGGGTCGGCGCGGTCGACCAGTCCCTGGATGCCGTACCAGGGGTTCGGGGAGGGCACGACGGGCCAGTCGGAGCCACCGGCGATGAGCACGCCGGCGTCGAGGAGGCTGCGGTTGGGGTGCAGCTTCTCGGCGCGACCGCGGGGCACGCAGGCGCAGATGGCGTCGAAGATGACGGTGGGGAACCACAGGGCGGGGGAGATGTCGGCGACGACGCCCAGCTCGGCGAGGCGGGGCAGGTCGTCGTCTGCGATGTACTGGCCGTGGGCGATGTGGAAGGTGGGGCGCGAGTGCCCGGCGGCGCGGACGGCCGCGACCGCGTCCAGGGTCATGCGCACCGATGCGTCACCGGTGCAGTGGATCTTCGCGGACAGGCCCTGCTCGGCGACGGTGAGCAGCCAGCCGGTCAGCTCGTCCTGGCTCATCGTGGTCTCACCGCGCCACTCGGTGCCGTGCTCGTCGTCGGGCAGGTAGGGGTCGAGGAACGCCGCGGTCTTCGAGGTGGGGACGCCGTCCAGGAAGATCTTGACGAAGTCGGGCCGGTGGTGCGTGCTGCGGTAACCCTCGCGCCGGTCGATCAGGTCCTGCCCCAGCGGGTACGTGCCGAAGATCTTGTCGTTGACCTGCAGCGAGGTCACGACCCATGCGTCGAGCCGGCCGGTGTCGTCGAGGTGCTTCAGCGCCTGGAGCATCGCGAGCGAGGCTGCGGCGTCCTGGAAGGACGTGATGCCGAAGGAGTGCAGGATGTCGATGCCCCGTCGGCTGGCCTCGGCGTTCTGCTCGACGCTCGTGGGGGCCGACGCGGCGTAGGCGCGCTCCACCGGGATGACGGCGGCCTCGATGAGCAGGCCGACCGGTGCCCGGGTGGCGGGGTCGCGCATGACCGTGCCGTCGGCCGGGTCGGGGGAGTCGGCGTCGATGCCGGCGAGGGCGAGCGCGGCGGAGCTGACCCATCGGTTGTGGCAGCTGTCGTCGCGCAGCAGGACGGGGCGGCCGCTTGCGGCCTCGTCGAGCGCGGCGAGGGCCGTCCGGTCGGACAGCGCCGGGATGAGCGGGCTCCCCCAGCCGCCGCCGACCACCCAGGCGTCGGGGGCGAGCTTCGCCGACCAGCCGCGGATGGCGTCGAGCAGGTCTTGAAGGTCGGCGGCGGCGTCGAGCTGGAGCTCGAACAGGTCTGCCCTGCCGGCGGTCAGGTGGTGGTTGTGGACGTCCCCGAGGCCGGGCATGAGGAAGGCGCCGCCGTGGTCGACGACCTCCGGCTCGCCGACGACCCGGCCGAGCAGCTCCTCGTCACCGACGGCGGCGATCGTCCCCCCGGCCACGACCAGGACCGACGCCGCAGGCCGGGCCGGGTCGAGCGTGTGGATGCGGGCGTTGCGATGGACCTGGTCCGCGGTGATCGACATGGGTTCCCTTCGCGCGTGCAGCCGCACCAACGTACGCGGGAGGAACGGCCGGTCCGGCGGAAGCCGCGCTCCGGGACAACCGGCGTGCGCGCACGGACAACGCCGTCCTCAGGGCGCGCGGCGCTCCGTCAGAGGTGCTGATCGGGCTCGCGCTGCTCTCCGGCGTCGTGCTGTTCGTCTATCGCAGGCTCGCCCAGGACCGCCGTCGGCTGCCCCTGCGCGAGGGCTGACGCCGGGACGGTGGCGCGGCTCGGCAGCGGCTGGAATCCTCTGCGGAACCGCGAGGATCGGAGGAGATCGGTGCCGACGCCGCACGCCGAATCGTCCATCGCCGGCTTCGCCTCGTGGGGGAAGGCGGTCGCCTCGACGTTCCCGTCGCTGGAGCTGTCGGTCCACGGAAGCCGTGCCGCGTTCCGCGGTCGGGTGCGCGTCCAGCACGCGCCCGACGTCGTGCTGGGTGACGTGTCCGCCGGAACCGCGAACGCCGTCACCCGGAGCGCGGCGGACATCGGCCGCGAACGCACGCGGCTGTGCAAGATCTCCTTCCAGCTCGCGGGGCGCTCGGTGCTCGTCCAGCACGGGCGGCGCCGCGTCCTCACGCCGGGCGACATGGCCGTCTACGACGTGGACGCGCCGTACGCGATCGAGAACGACGCCGGGTTCCGCACCCTCGTCCTGATGGCGCCGCGGCGGCTGCTGGACCTGGACGACCGCCGGCTCGCCACCGCCGTCGGTTTGCGCCTCTCCGAACGCGACGGGCTCGGGCGGCTCGCCGGGCCGTTCCTGCGCGAGCTGGCCGAACGGCCCGACCACCTCGCCGGGCCGTGCGGCGGACGAACGGCGCGGACGCTCACGGACCTGGTGGCCGCGGCCGTGGTGGAGAAGTACCGGGAGGCGGGCCCGGACACGCCGCTGCGGCGGGTCGTCGGGTGGCTGGAGGAGCACCTGCAGGACCCGGACCTGTCCCCGGGGACGATCGCCGCCGCGAACTTCATCTCCACCCGGCGCCTGCACGAGCTGTTCCACGACGAGGGGACCTCGGTGTCGGCGTGGGTGCGCAGGCGCAGGCTCGAGTCGTGTCGCCGCGACCTGGAGAACCCGCGGCTGGCGGGCGAGACGATCGCGGCCGTGGCGCGGCGCTGGGGCTTCGTCGACCCCGCGCACTTCTCGCGCTGCTTCCGCGCGGAGTTCGGGATCTCGCCCCGCGAGCTCCGTTCGGCCGGGTAGGACCGCGCTCCGGAACCACCGGCGCGCACGCACGGACAACGGCTGGCGGCCGCCCGTCGCGGAGGATCGCGGGAGCGCAGCTCCTCGAGACGGGATCACCATGACCACGAACAAGCTCTACATCGATGGCGAGTGGGTCGGCGGCTCCGGCGGGGCCGAGGACCCGACCTTCGACCCGGCGACCGAGGACGTGATCACCACCGTGGCCCGGGCCGGGTCTGCGCGGCCTACACCCGCTTCTACGTCGACGCCCGGCGCGAGGACGAGTTCGTCTCCAAGCTCGCCGCCGGCGCCGAGTCCGTGCGGATCGGGCCGGGCATGGAGGAGGGCACGGTGCTGGGCCCGCTGGTGTCGGCCCGCCACCTCGCGCACGTCGAGAACCTGGTCGAGGTGGCCCCGCAAGGAGGACGCCGAGATCGTCACCGGCGGCATGCGGGCCCGCGACACCGGCTGGTTCTACGCGCCCACCGTGGTCACGGGCGTGACCGACGAGATGCGGATCGCCCGGGAGGAGGTGTTCGGACCGGTCATGTCGGTGCTGACCTACTCCGACGAGGACGAGCTGGCCTCGCTGGTCGCGCGCGCCAACGACACCGACTACGGGCTCGCCGCCGCGGTGTGGACCCAGGACCTGCGCACTGCCCACCGCCTGGCCGCCGGCATCCGGGCGGGCTCGGTGTTCGTCAACGGCCTGCCCGTGCCGGACCCGGCCGCCCCGTGGGGCGGGTTCAAGGCCTCCGGGCTGGGGCGCGAGATGAGCCACCACGCCATCGACGCCTACACCGAGGTCAAGAGCGTCTTCGTGAGCCTCGCCCGACCGGGTGCTCCTTCCCAGCCAGTAGATTCGTGTCATGTCGGCGGACGAAGGCGCCACCTCGACGAGCCAGAAGCCCCTGCTCGTGCTGGGCAAGATCACCGAGATCCTCGACGCGTTCTCGCTCGCCCGCCCGTCGCTCACGCTGTCGGAGATCCAGCAGGCCACCGGCATGCCGACCTCCACGGTGCAGCGGCTGGTGACCAACATGGTGGCGCAGGGGCTGCTCGACCGGACCGGTGACCAGATCCGCATCGGGGTTCGCATGGCGTACTGGGCTGCGCCGGCCGTCAAGGGCGTCGACGTGCTCACGATCGTGAGCCCGGTGCTGCGCGAGCTCCGCGACGCCACGGGGGAGACGGCCTGCTTCTTCCGAGAGGAGCAGGGCTTCCGCGTGTGCGTCGCGATGGCGGAGACGCGCCACGCCCTGCGTCGCGACATGTACGTGGGCAAGCTCCTCCCGCTGCACGCGGGCTCGGCCGGGCGCGTCCTGCTGGCCTGGGACGAGGAGCTCGCCGAGCGCATCCTCTCCCAGCCGCTGGAGTCGATCACGGACACGACCGTCACCGACCCGGAGCTGCTCCGGGAGCTGGTCGCGCAGACGCGCAAAGACGGCTACGCGATCACCACCGCCGAGCGCGAGGACGGCTCCTCGGGCCTGTCCGCCCCGGTCTTCGACGCGTCCACCGAGCTCGTCGGCGCGCTCGCGCTCAGCGGCCCGACCATCCGGATGCCGCGATCCCGCTGCGAGGAGTGGGTCGACCTGCTCGTCGGGGCCGCGGAGAAGCTCACGCGCACGCTGGGTGGTCGCCCCCCCGGCTAGTGCCCCGGACCGGGGCACTAGCGATCGTCCAGGGGAACGCCGTGGCCCGCGACCGTGCACCCTGCGCGGCCTTCGAGCGGTTCGGTTCCCCGAGCTCGGCGAGGAGGCCTTCCCCCAGCGCGACGAGCCCGGCCAAGCGGCCGGGCGTGAGCCAGTCAGGTCGGGTGCCGAACACGAGGTCCTCTGTGGCGGTGTTGCCGCTCGCGCCGGGGGCGAACGGGCAGCCACCCAGCCCGCCGAGGCTGCCGTCGACGACCTGCGCCCCCGCGTTCACGGCGGCGAGGCTGTTGGCCACGCCCTGACCCCAGGTGTCGTGACCGTGGAACACGATCCGCCGCGGCGGGGTCTCGCGCCGCACGCGTCCGACGAGGTGCGCCACCTCGGCAGGCGTCGCCTGGCCGAGCGTGTCGCAGACGACGACGTCCTCGGCACCGGCGGCCCGCGGGTCGTTCGCGATCGCGAGCACGCGCTCCGGCGCCACCGCCCCCTCGAACGGGCAGGTGAACGACGTCGCGATGCACAGCTGGATGCGCCCACCCGCGGCGCGGACCAGCTCGACTGCGGCAGGCATCGCCTCCAGGCTCGCCTCGGTGGAGCGGCCGATGTTGGCGCGGTTGTGCGCGTCGGAGGCGGAGAAGCAGTACTGCACGTTGACCGCGCCCGCCGCGATCGCCCGTTCCACGTGCCGCGGCGTGGCCACCCAGATCCAGCAGCGGGAGAGCTCCTCAGGGGTCAGGGCGGCGACGACGTCGAGCGTGCCGCTCATCGCGGGCACGAGGTCGGGCCGGGCCATCGAGCCGATCTCCAGGCTCGGCACGCCGAGGCGCAGCAGCTCGCGGGCGATCTCCACCTTCCGGGCGGTGGGCAGGACCTTGCCGGTGAGCTGCAGCCCGTCGCGGAGGGTCACGTCGCGCAGTTCCACCGCCGTCACGACCGCGCCCCGCTGACCACCATGATCTCCTCCTCGTCCATACCGAGCAGGCCCGAGAGGACCTCGGCGGTGTGCTCGCCGAGATCGGGGCCGAGGCTGCGCACCGGCAGCGAGACGTCGCCGATGACCGGGACGACCCCGGGGAAGCCGATCTCGCGCTGCTGCCCCTCCCCGGTGTCGACCGGCAAGTACTGGAT
This window harbors:
- a CDS encoding gamma carbonic anhydrase family protein, with the translated sequence MLVEHRGRRPVVPASAYVAPSAVVCGAVLLGERTRVLHGAVLTAEDGEVRVGDDVVVMENALVRGRGTHPAVLGDAVLVGPHAHVNGARVEDEVFVATGASLFPGSVAGAGSELRINSVLHVNSRLAPRTVVPIGWVAAGDPAELFSPDRHDELWEVQRELDFPGTVYGVARGTPMRTIMARQAEFYGAHRGDRVVEDS
- a CDS encoding DUF6319 family protein, giving the protein MTSPEETTTATTAIADDAAAEPAKPRRGRPKGSAARTTRTIELTLTVTGTADGDWQAELKQGNTWLSRGLPVSATAVSKAAQELHAELAAPIDAVIDAAREQRAARVAALEAELEQARKALAELEE
- a CDS encoding amidohydrolase, coding for MSITADQVHRNARIHTLDPARPAASVLVVAGGTIAAVGDEELLGRVVGEPEVVDHGGAFLMPGLGDVHNHHLTAGRADLFELQLDAAADLQDLLDAIRGWSAKLAPDAWVVGGGWGSPLIPALSDRTALAALDEAASGRPVLLRDDSCHNRWVSSAALALAGIDADSPDPADGTVMRDPATRAPVGLLIEAAVIPVERAYAASAPTSVEQNAEASRRGIDILHSFGITSFQDAAASLAMLQALKHLDDTGRLDAWVVTSLQVNDKIFGTYPLGQDLIDRREGYRSTHHRPDFVKIFLDGVPTSKTAAFLDPYLPDDEHGTEWRGETTMSQDELTGWLLTVAEQGLSAKIHCTGDASVRMTLDAVAAVRAAGHSRPTFHIAHGQYIADDDLPRLAELGVVADISPALWFPTVIFDAICACVPRGRAEKLHPNRSLLDAGVLIAGGSDWPVVPSPNPWYGIQGLVDRADPTGTIPGRLWPEQGITVAEALHAYTLGAARAMGTDDVTGSLEPGKSADFVVLDRDPLSVPVDQLAATAVEQTWFAGRKVHERTG
- a CDS encoding helix-turn-helix domain-containing protein, giving the protein MPTPHAESSIAGFASWGKAVASTFPSLELSVHGSRAAFRGRVRVQHAPDVVLGDVSAGTANAVTRSAADIGRERTRLCKISFQLAGRSVLVQHGRRRVLTPGDMAVYDVDAPYAIENDAGFRTLVLMAPRRLLDLDDRRLATAVGLRLSERDGLGRLAGPFLRELAERPDHLAGPCGGRTARTLTDLVAAAVVEKYREAGPDTPLRRVVGWLEEHLQDPDLSPGTIAAANFISTRRLHELFHDEGTSVSAWVRRRRLESCRRDLENPRLAGETIAAVARRWGFVDPAHFSRCFRAEFGISPRELRSAG
- a CDS encoding IclR family transcriptional regulator, whose translation is MSADEGATSTSQKPLLVLGKITEILDAFSLARPSLTLSEIQQATGMPTSTVQRLVTNMVAQGLLDRTGDQIRIGVRMAYWAAPAVKGVDVLTIVSPVLRELRDATGETACFFREEQGFRVCVAMAETRHALRRDMYVGKLLPLHAGSAGRVLLAWDEELAERILSQPLESITDTTVTDPELLRELVAQTRKDGYAITTAEREDGSSGLSAPVFDASTELVGALALSGPTIRMPRSRCEEWVDLLVGAAEKLTRTLGGRPPG
- a CDS encoding hydroxymethylglutaryl-CoA lyase — translated: MTAVELRDVTLRDGLQLTGKVLPTARKVEIARELLRLGVPSLEIGSMARPDLVPAMSGTLDVVAALTPEELSRCWIWVATPRHVERAIAAGAVNVQYCFSASDAHNRANIGRSTEASLEAMPAAVELVRAAGGRIQLCIATSFTCPFEGAVAPERVLAIANDPRAAGAEDVVVCDTLGQATPAEVAHLVGRVRRETPPRRIVFHGHDTWGQGVANSLAAVNAGAQVVDGSLGGLGGCPFAPGASGNTATEDLVFGTRPDWLTPGRLAGLVALGEGLLAELGEPNRSKAAQGARSRATAFPWTIASAPVRGTSRGGDHPACA